One stretch of Aeromicrobium fastidiosum DNA includes these proteins:
- the atpA gene encoding F0F1 ATP synthase subunit alpha produces the protein MAELTIRPDEIRDALQKFVADYKPSAAATEEVGIVATAGDGIARVEGLPSAMANELLEFEDGTLGLALNLDVREIGVVILGEFSGIEEGQTVRRTGEVLSVPVGDNYLGRVVDPLGAPIDGLGAIETTERRALELQAPNVMQRKSVHEPMMTGLKAIDSLTPIGRGQRQLIIGDRQTGKTAIAIDTIINQKEFWESGDPSKQVRCIYVGIGQKGSTIASVRGALEEAGALEYTTIVAAPASDSAGFKYLAPYTGSAIGQHWMYAGKHVLIVFDDLSKQAEAYRAVSLLLRRPPGREAYPGDVFYLHSRLLERCAKLSDELGAGSMTGLPIIETKANDVSAYIPTNVISITDGQIFLQSDLFNANQRPAVDVGISVSRVGGAAMQKSMKKVTGSLKVELAQYRAMEAFAMFASDLDAASKQQLARGQRIMELFKQGQYAPFPVEHQVVSIWAASAGKLDAVPVEDVSRFETEFLDYLKRSHAGILDAIRETGKFEDDNAAALDKAYDSFTDQFETSGGGSIKAGHEEFEALSDEDVEQEQIVKQKRG, from the coding sequence ATGGCGGAACTCACCATCCGTCCGGACGAGATCCGTGACGCGTTGCAGAAGTTCGTGGCCGACTACAAGCCGAGCGCCGCGGCCACCGAAGAGGTCGGCATCGTCGCGACCGCCGGTGACGGCATCGCCCGCGTCGAGGGTCTGCCCTCGGCCATGGCCAACGAGCTCCTCGAGTTCGAGGACGGCACGCTGGGCCTGGCGCTCAACCTCGACGTCCGCGAGATCGGCGTCGTCATCCTGGGTGAGTTCTCCGGCATCGAGGAGGGTCAGACCGTCCGTCGCACGGGCGAGGTCCTCTCGGTCCCCGTCGGCGACAACTACCTCGGCCGTGTCGTCGACCCGCTCGGAGCGCCCATCGACGGCCTCGGCGCGATCGAGACCACCGAGCGTCGCGCCCTCGAGCTGCAGGCGCCCAACGTCATGCAGCGCAAGAGCGTCCACGAGCCGATGATGACGGGCCTCAAGGCGATCGACTCGCTGACGCCCATCGGCCGCGGACAGCGCCAGCTGATCATCGGCGACCGCCAGACCGGCAAGACCGCGATCGCGATCGACACGATCATCAACCAGAAGGAGTTCTGGGAGTCCGGCGACCCGAGCAAGCAGGTCCGCTGCATCTACGTCGGCATCGGTCAGAAGGGCTCGACGATCGCCTCGGTGCGCGGCGCGCTCGAAGAGGCCGGCGCGCTGGAGTACACCACGATCGTGGCCGCTCCCGCCTCCGACTCCGCGGGCTTCAAGTACCTCGCCCCCTACACCGGCTCGGCCATCGGCCAGCACTGGATGTACGCGGGCAAGCACGTCCTCATCGTGTTCGACGACCTGTCCAAGCAGGCCGAGGCGTACCGCGCCGTGTCGCTGCTGCTGCGTCGCCCGCCGGGCCGCGAGGCCTACCCCGGCGACGTGTTCTACCTGCACTCGCGGCTGCTCGAGCGTTGCGCCAAGCTCAGCGACGAGCTGGGTGCCGGCTCGATGACGGGTCTGCCGATCATCGAGACCAAGGCCAACGACGTGTCGGCGTACATCCCGACCAACGTCATCTCGATCACCGACGGCCAGATCTTCCTGCAGTCGGACCTCTTCAACGCCAACCAGCGTCCTGCGGTCGATGTCGGCATCTCGGTGTCGCGCGTGGGTGGCGCGGCGATGCAGAAGTCGATGAAGAAGGTCACCGGCTCGCTCAAGGTCGAGCTCGCCCAGTACCGCGCGATGGAGGCGTTCGCGATGTTCGCGTCCGACCTCGACGCCGCGTCCAAGCAGCAGCTCGCCCGTGGTCAGCGCATCATGGAGCTGTTCAAGCAGGGCCAGTACGCACCGTTCCCGGTCGAGCACCAGGTCGTCTCGATCTGGGCGGCCTCGGCCGGCAAGCTCGACGCGGTCCCGGTCGAGGACGTCTCGCGGTTCGAGACCGAGTTCCTCGACTACCTCAAGCGGTCGCACGCCGGCATCCTCGATGCCATCCGTGAGACGGGCAAGTTCGAGGACGACAACGCGGCTGCGCTCGACAAGGCGTACGACTCGTTCACCGATCAGTTCGAGACCTCCGGGGGCGGCTCGATCAAGGCCGGCCACGAGGAGTTCGAGGCACTGTCCGACGAAGACGTCGAGCAGGAGCAGATCGTCAAGCAGAAGCGGGGCTGA
- a CDS encoding F0F1 ATP synthase subunit gamma: MAASVRELRAKIRSTQATKKITRAMELIAASRIIKAQQRAAAAAPYARELTRAVSAVATFSNVDHPLTTEKDNPTKAAVLVITSDRGLAGAYSSAVLKEAERLVEKLQGEGKDVDLYLSGRKAEAYYKFRSREFVQSWTGFSDQPQYSDAREIGNTLVRTFALSETDEDALDPALASDELHVVFTRFKSMLVQEPDVIRLLPLEVVEGTQAPAADDVLPLYEFEPSAHDVLDALLPKYVHSRIYYCLLQASASELAARQKAMKSATDNAQDLIEKYTRTANQARQAGITQEISEIVGGANALADATAGSE, encoded by the coding sequence GTGGCCGCATCGGTACGCGAGCTACGCGCGAAGATCAGGTCGACCCAGGCGACCAAGAAGATCACGCGCGCCATGGAGCTCATCGCTGCGTCGCGCATCATCAAGGCGCAGCAGCGGGCGGCGGCGGCAGCGCCGTACGCCCGTGAGCTCACGCGCGCCGTGTCGGCCGTCGCCACCTTCTCCAACGTCGACCACCCGTTGACGACCGAGAAGGACAATCCCACCAAGGCGGCGGTGCTGGTCATCACGAGCGATCGTGGTCTGGCCGGCGCCTACTCCTCGGCGGTGCTCAAGGAGGCCGAGCGCCTGGTCGAGAAGCTGCAGGGTGAGGGCAAGGACGTCGATCTCTACCTGAGCGGCCGCAAGGCCGAGGCGTACTACAAGTTCCGGTCGCGCGAGTTCGTCCAGTCCTGGACGGGATTCTCCGACCAGCCGCAGTACTCGGACGCCCGCGAGATCGGCAACACGCTGGTCCGCACCTTCGCGCTCAGCGAGACCGACGAGGACGCCCTTGACCCGGCGCTGGCGTCGGACGAGCTGCACGTCGTCTTCACGCGGTTCAAGTCGATGCTGGTGCAGGAGCCCGACGTCATCCGTCTGCTCCCGCTCGAGGTCGTGGAGGGAACGCAGGCACCTGCTGCCGACGACGTCCTGCCGCTCTACGAGTTCGAGCCGTCGGCGCACGATGTGCTCGACGCGCTGCTGCCCAAGTACGTCCACAGCCGCATCTACTACTGCCTGCTCCAGGCCTCGGCTTCCGAGCTCGCGGCACGCCAGAAGGCGATGAAGTCGGCGACCGACAACGCGCAGGACCTCATCGAGAAGTACACCCGGACAGCCAACCAGGCCCGCCAGGCGGGTATTACCCAGGAGATCAGCGAGATCGTGGGCGGCGCCAACGCGCTCGCCGATGCCACCGCTGGGAGTGAGTGA
- the atpD gene encoding F0F1 ATP synthase subunit beta gives MTAQTADLTTDDATLATGRVARVTGPVIDVEFPSDAIPDMYNALKVDTTIDGVTETLTLEVALHIGDGLIRAISLRPTDGIVRGATVTNTGEPIMVPVGDQTLGKVFNTTGDVMNLAEGEVWEVKERRGIHGKAPAFDQLEPKTEMFQTGIKVIDLLTPYVLGGKIGLFGGAGVGKTVLIQEMIARVAKDHDGVSVFAGVGERTREGNDLIVEMEESGVLDKVALVFGQMDEPPGARLRVALSALTMAEYFRDVQNQDVLLFIDNIFRFTQAGSEVSTLLGRMPSAVGYQPTLADEMGVLQERITSTRGHSITSLQAIYVPADDYTDPAPATTFAHLDATTELNREIASMGIYPAVDPLTSTSRILDPRYISADHYNTANRVKSILQRNKELQDIIAILGVDELSEEDKTLVSRARRIQRFLSQNTYVAKQFTGIEGSTVSIDETIDGFTKICDGDYDHVAEQAFFMCGGLEDVDKKWEEIQKSL, from the coding sequence ATGACTGCACAGACCGCAGACCTGACCACGGACGACGCGACGCTGGCCACGGGCCGGGTTGCTCGTGTCACCGGCCCCGTGATCGATGTCGAGTTCCCGAGCGACGCGATCCCCGACATGTACAACGCTCTCAAGGTCGACACCACGATCGACGGCGTCACCGAGACGCTGACCCTCGAGGTCGCCCTCCACATCGGTGACGGCCTGATCCGCGCGATCAGCCTGCGTCCGACCGACGGCATCGTCCGCGGCGCGACGGTCACCAACACCGGCGAGCCCATCATGGTGCCGGTCGGCGACCAGACGCTCGGCAAGGTGTTCAACACCACCGGCGACGTCATGAACCTGGCCGAGGGCGAGGTGTGGGAGGTCAAGGAGCGTCGTGGCATCCACGGCAAGGCGCCGGCGTTCGACCAGCTCGAGCCCAAGACCGAGATGTTCCAGACCGGCATCAAGGTCATCGACCTGCTGACGCCCTACGTGCTCGGTGGAAAGATCGGCCTGTTCGGTGGAGCCGGTGTCGGCAAGACCGTGCTGATCCAGGAGATGATCGCCCGCGTCGCCAAGGACCACGACGGCGTGTCGGTGTTCGCCGGTGTCGGCGAGCGCACCCGTGAGGGCAACGACCTCATCGTCGAGATGGAGGAGTCGGGCGTCCTCGACAAGGTGGCGCTGGTCTTCGGTCAGATGGACGAGCCGCCGGGAGCGCGTCTTCGCGTCGCCCTGTCGGCCCTGACGATGGCCGAGTACTTCCGCGACGTCCAGAACCAGGACGTGCTGCTGTTCATCGACAACATCTTCCGGTTCACGCAGGCAGGTTCCGAGGTCTCGACGCTGCTCGGCCGCATGCCGTCGGCCGTGGGCTACCAGCCCACGCTGGCCGACGAGATGGGCGTCCTGCAGGAGCGCATCACCTCGACGCGTGGTCACTCGATCACGTCGCTCCAGGCGATCTACGTCCCCGCCGACGACTACACCGACCCGGCGCCGGCCACGACGTTCGCGCACCTCGACGCGACGACCGAGCTCAACCGTGAGATCGCGTCGATGGGCATCTACCCGGCGGTGGACCCGCTGACGTCGACGTCGCGCATCCTCGACCCCCGTTACATCAGCGCCGATCACTACAACACGGCCAACCGGGTCAAGAGCATCCTGCAGCGCAACAAGGAGCTGCAGGACATCATCGCGATCCTCGGTGTCGACGAGCTCAGCGAAGAGGACAAGACGCTCGTGTCGCGTGCTCGTCGCATCCAGCGCTTCCTGTCCCAGAACACCTACGTGGCCAAGCAGTTCACCGGCATCGAGGGCTCGACCGTCTCCATCGACGAGACGATCGACGGCTTCACCAAGATCTGTGACGGTGACTACGACCACGTGGCTGAGCAGGCCTTCTTCATGTGCGGCGGTCTCGAAGACGTCGACAAGAAGTGGGAAGAAATCCAGAAGAGCCTCTGA
- a CDS encoding F0F1 ATP synthase subunit epsilon yields MAEPLQIELVAADRVVWSGQAREVLARTVAGDLGVLSGHAPLLSLLVPGVVEIRPLEGSEIVRVAVEDGFLSVSDNHVSILSEDAFLASEIDAAAVKAEIETARAEGDTEAERRATAKLRLVDASA; encoded by the coding sequence ATGGCCGAGCCTTTGCAGATCGAGCTCGTCGCCGCCGACCGCGTCGTGTGGTCCGGACAGGCCCGGGAGGTCCTCGCGCGCACCGTCGCCGGAGACCTCGGTGTCCTGTCGGGCCACGCCCCGCTGCTGTCGCTGCTGGTGCCGGGAGTCGTGGAGATCAGGCCGCTCGAAGGTTCTGAGATCGTGCGTGTCGCGGTCGAGGACGGCTTCTTGTCGGTCTCTGACAACCACGTGTCGATCCTGAGCGAGGACGCGTTCCTCGCCTCGGAGATCGACGCGGCGGCGGTCAAGGCCGAGATCGAGACAGCACGAGCCGAGGGCGACACCGAGGCCGAGCGGCGGGCGACCGCCAAGCTGCGCCTCGTCGACGCCTCGGCGTGA
- a CDS encoding DUF2550 domain-containing protein: MPLWWWLVDSLLFVVVLLVLLVVGLLVRGRLLARSGGAFDMSVTRGADARAQGWMHGLAVYGETELRWFRTFSLSWRPRYRFTRGDVQVDGRREPVGDEVHAIHPGHLIVGTKHSSGVQQFAMSPNALTGLLSWLESSPPGQRVNNVL, translated from the coding sequence ATGCCGCTGTGGTGGTGGTTGGTCGATTCCCTCCTGTTCGTCGTCGTCCTGCTGGTGCTGCTGGTCGTGGGACTCCTGGTCCGCGGCCGGCTGTTGGCACGATCAGGTGGTGCCTTCGACATGAGCGTCACCCGTGGTGCCGACGCCCGCGCGCAGGGCTGGATGCATGGCCTGGCGGTCTACGGTGAGACCGAGCTGCGGTGGTTCCGCACCTTCTCGCTGTCGTGGCGTCCCCGCTACCGGTTCACCCGGGGCGACGTGCAGGTCGACGGCCGTCGTGAGCCCGTCGGCGACGAGGTACACGCGATCCATCCCGGTCACCTCATCGTGGGCACGAAGCACTCCTCCGGGGTGCAGCAATTCGCGATGAGCCCGAACGCGTTGACGGGGCTGCTGTCGTGGCTCGAGTCGTCGCCTCCGGGCCAGCGGGTCAACAACGTCCTGTAG
- a CDS encoding cob(I)yrinic acid a,c-diamide adenosyltransferase, which yields MVNLTRIYTRTGDAGTTNLGDMSTTSKLDLRIAAYADVDEANAQIGMALSFGTLDEDVVAVLTHVQNDLFDVGADLSCPVVENPEYPPLRVEPDYVDRLEGWCDHYNEQVPKLRSFILRGGTPAAASIHIACTVTRRAERSAWAALEVHGDTMNVLTAKYLNRLSDLLFILGRHANRAEGDVLWVPGGDR from the coding sequence ATGGTCAACCTCACCCGGATATACACGCGCACCGGCGACGCCGGCACCACCAACCTCGGCGACATGAGCACCACGAGCAAGCTCGACCTGCGCATCGCGGCCTACGCCGACGTCGACGAGGCGAACGCCCAGATCGGCATGGCGCTCTCGTTCGGGACGCTCGACGAAGACGTCGTGGCAGTGCTGACGCACGTGCAGAACGACCTGTTCGACGTCGGTGCCGATCTGTCGTGCCCCGTCGTCGAGAACCCCGAGTACCCGCCGTTGCGGGTCGAGCCCGACTACGTCGACCGGCTCGAGGGCTGGTGCGACCACTACAACGAGCAGGTGCCGAAGCTGCGGTCGTTCATCCTGCGTGGGGGCACACCGGCGGCGGCCTCGATCCACATCGCCTGCACCGTGACGCGGCGTGCCGAGCGGTCGGCCTGGGCTGCGCTCGAGGTGCACGGCGACACCATGAACGTGCTGACGGCGAAGTACCTCAACCGGCTGAGCGACCTGCTGTTCATCCTCGGTCGCCACGCCAACCGGGCCGAGGGCGACGTCCTCTGGGTCCCGGGTGGTGACCGCTGA
- a CDS encoding protein meaA translates to MPDKPWVMRTYAGHSSAAESNALYRCNLSKGQTGLSVAFDLPTQTGYDPDHELSRGEVGKVGVPIPHLGAMRRLFQDIPLDTMNTSMTINATAMWLLAMYQVAAEEQGVDPAQLQGTTQNDIIKEYLSRGTYVFGPAPSLRLTTDMIAYTVSTIPKWNPLNICSYHLQEAGATPTQELAYALTTAIAVLDSVRDSGQVPPEEFEKVVGRISFFVNAGVRFVEEMCKMRAFGRLWDEITRERYGVQDPKMRRLRYGVQVNSLGLTEAQPENNVQRIVLEMLGVTLSKDARARAVQLPAWNEALGLPRPWDQQWSLRLQQVLAFESDLLEYDDIFEGSVVIEAKVSELIDGAKAEIDRVQAMGGAVAAVESGYMKQALVGSHSERRAKIESGELKVVGVNSYVETEPSPLTADLDGAIMTADPEAERNAIADVQAWREQRDQAAVDESLLRLQREAKSDTNLMEATLAAVRAGATVGEWAGALREVFGEYRAPTGVSGVASIAEAGAELTAVRERVRQTGEQLGTRLRFLVGKPGLDGHSNGAEQIAVRARDAGFEVVYQGIRLTPAQIVAAAVAEDVHAVGLSILSGSHMELVPDVQAAMRDAGIGDVPLIVGGIIPESDARTMEAAGVAAVFTPKDFGMTTIMDRIVDEIRKANDLT, encoded by the coding sequence ATGCCTGACAAGCCCTGGGTGATGCGGACCTACGCTGGACACAGCTCTGCCGCCGAATCGAACGCTCTCTACCGCTGCAACCTGTCGAAGGGCCAGACCGGTCTGTCGGTCGCCTTCGACCTGCCCACGCAGACGGGCTACGATCCCGATCACGAGCTCAGCAGGGGAGAGGTCGGCAAGGTCGGCGTCCCGATCCCGCACCTCGGGGCCATGCGGCGGTTGTTCCAGGACATCCCGCTCGACACCATGAACACGTCGATGACGATCAACGCGACGGCGATGTGGCTGCTGGCGATGTACCAGGTCGCCGCCGAGGAGCAGGGCGTCGACCCGGCGCAGCTCCAGGGCACGACCCAGAACGACATCATCAAGGAGTACCTGTCGCGCGGCACGTACGTGTTCGGTCCCGCGCCGTCGTTGCGCCTGACGACTGACATGATCGCGTACACCGTCAGCACGATCCCGAAGTGGAACCCGCTCAACATCTGCAGCTACCACCTGCAGGAGGCTGGGGCGACGCCCACGCAGGAGCTCGCCTACGCCCTGACCACGGCGATCGCGGTGCTCGACTCGGTGCGCGACTCCGGCCAGGTGCCGCCCGAGGAGTTCGAGAAGGTCGTCGGCCGCATCTCGTTCTTCGTCAACGCCGGCGTGCGCTTCGTCGAGGAGATGTGCAAGATGCGCGCCTTCGGCCGGCTGTGGGACGAGATCACCCGCGAGCGCTACGGCGTCCAGGACCCCAAGATGCGACGCCTCCGCTACGGCGTGCAGGTCAACTCGCTGGGCCTCACCGAGGCGCAGCCCGAGAACAACGTGCAGCGCATCGTCCTCGAGATGCTCGGCGTGACGTTGAGCAAGGACGCCCGGGCCCGGGCCGTGCAGCTGCCGGCCTGGAACGAGGCCCTCGGCCTGCCGCGTCCGTGGGACCAGCAGTGGTCGCTGCGCCTGCAGCAGGTGCTGGCGTTCGAGTCCGACCTGCTCGAGTACGACGACATCTTCGAGGGGTCGGTCGTCATCGAGGCCAAGGTCAGCGAGCTGATCGACGGCGCGAAGGCCGAGATCGACCGTGTCCAGGCGATGGGCGGTGCCGTTGCGGCCGTCGAGTCCGGCTACATGAAGCAGGCGCTGGTCGGATCGCACAGCGAGCGCCGCGCCAAGATCGAGAGCGGCGAGCTGAAGGTCGTGGGCGTCAACTCCTACGTCGAGACCGAGCCGTCGCCGCTGACCGCCGATCTCGACGGCGCGATCATGACCGCCGATCCCGAGGCCGAGCGCAATGCGATCGCCGACGTCCAGGCATGGCGCGAGCAGCGTGACCAAGCAGCCGTCGACGAGTCGCTGCTGCGCCTGCAGCGCGAGGCCAAGTCGGACACCAACTTGATGGAGGCGACCCTCGCGGCCGTCCGCGCGGGCGCGACGGTGGGCGAGTGGGCCGGAGCCCTCCGCGAGGTCTTCGGCGAGTACCGGGCACCCACGGGCGTCAGCGGCGTCGCCAGCATCGCCGAGGCCGGAGCCGAGCTGACCGCGGTGCGTGAGCGCGTCCGGCAGACGGGCGAGCAGCTCGGCACCAGGCTGCGCTTCCTGGTCGGCAAGCCGGGCCTCGACGGACACTCCAACGGTGCCGAGCAGATCGCCGTCCGGGCACGCGACGCGGGCTTCGAGGTCGTCTACCAGGGCATCCGCCTCACCCCTGCGCAGATCGTCGCCGCCGCGGTGGCCGAGGACGTCCACGCCGTGGGCCTGTCGATCCTGTCCGGCTCGCACATGGAGCTCGTGCCCGACGTGCAGGCCGCGATGCGCGACGCCGGCATCGGCGACGTCCCGCTGATCGTGGGCGGCATCATCCCCGAGTCGGACGCCCGCACGATGGAGGCAGCAGGGGTCGCCGCGGTCTTCACGCCCAAGGACTTCGGCATGACGACGATCATGGATCGCATCGTCGACGAGATCCGCAAGGCCAACGACCTGACCTGA
- a CDS encoding isocitrate lyase/PEP mutase family protein yields MTDIQAQSRKLLDLHAAPELLKVVNVWDAISARVVSEVEGITALATASHSIAAAYGYEDGENIPVELMIEAVGTVVSATDLPVTADLEAGYGDPGETTRKAISVGVVGANLEDQMKPLAESIAAVEAVLAAGQAEGIDFVLNARTDAFVKAGDRPHAEVLADAIERGSAYLAAGAPVVFVPGKLSEDDISAIVEVWGPQKLTLIGVPGSVPLARMQELGVARVSYGPTSQSVALMALQDLTADIVAGGGLPEDFRGLN; encoded by the coding sequence ATGACCGACATCCAAGCCCAGTCCCGCAAGCTCCTCGACCTGCACGCCGCTCCCGAGCTGCTGAAGGTCGTCAACGTGTGGGACGCCATCAGCGCCCGCGTCGTCTCCGAGGTCGAGGGCATCACGGCTCTCGCCACCGCCAGCCACTCGATCGCCGCCGCGTACGGCTACGAGGACGGCGAGAACATCCCGGTCGAGCTCATGATCGAGGCCGTCGGCACGGTCGTCTCGGCCACCGATCTGCCCGTCACGGCCGATCTCGAAGCGGGCTACGGCGATCCCGGTGAGACGACCCGCAAGGCCATCTCGGTCGGTGTCGTGGGTGCCAACCTCGAGGACCAGATGAAGCCGCTGGCCGAGTCGATCGCCGCGGTCGAGGCGGTGCTCGCGGCCGGGCAGGCCGAGGGCATCGACTTCGTGCTGAACGCCCGCACCGACGCCTTCGTCAAGGCCGGAGATCGCCCCCACGCCGAGGTGCTCGCGGACGCCATCGAGCGCGGGTCGGCCTACCTCGCGGCGGGCGCTCCTGTGGTCTTCGTGCCCGGCAAGCTGTCGGAGGACGACATCTCGGCGATCGTCGAGGTGTGGGGGCCGCAGAAGCTGACCCTGATCGGCGTCCCCGGGTCGGTGCCGCTGGCCCGCATGCAGGAGCTCGGCGTCGCCCGGGTGTCGTACGGGCCCACCTCGCAGTCCGTCGCGCTCATGGCGCTGCAGGACCTCACGGCCGACATCGTCGCCGGCGGAGGCCTGCCGGAGGACTTCCGCGGTCTGAACTGA
- a CDS encoding ABC transporter permease → MRTVILASMRTYARRYVAALVAVVIATAFIVAINALSSAARAGSAEAVDEQYGAADLVVPGTGNVEELGQKVARVSAVPGVRAVAVNWSAYGSATLPDGPRDISLGSVATASALRWQHAATGRLPRTDDEVAVSSSDAAKHDIATGSTITLNIPGGDRRLTVTGTVDDPAASLSATAYLPEKAFAGLGDAAFPVDAVAATDRDTLVVAETVNRELGADTVTIGDTYRERLRLDATRGIDVFQKLIYVFAGISLFVGALVIANTFTILLAQRARDLALLRCVGAVRSQVARSVVLEGVVLGAVGAVTGVLLGLGIAMAGVALIGRLSPDTPMGWPSLTPLAASVPIALGVAVTAAGAYLPAQRAGAQSPLSALQPQDVVEIRSRSGAVRLVSASTLVVLGGGGLVAGLGGSLPVGMVGGMLSFVGLMLLTPVIVPAAIRLTGPIVRRLGLAGRLAHANSLRNPRRTAATSTALLIGVTLITAVVVGSASVSHKVNTSLDKNNPVDLMVTSSTAPVPDRVADEIRRVDGVDGVATLPGRSVRVGAQDLDVLGVDQRALGLIHGTPDFGRLGPDEIVLPYTVDGVKTSPSGDTVEVSIAGQIRDMKVLYGTGLGDQPLVSTKTLESMGATGDGTRAVWVRADPSADATDVVGDVTAVARTADLDVTGGLPDRADILKTLDVVMAVTIGLLAIAVLIALVGVGNTLSLSVLERVRESSLLRALGLGRSGLRAMLAIEALLMAGVAAVLGVALGTAYAWFGVRTTSVGVFNTEPGLTMPWGQIATILAVAALAGLVACVLPARRAARIPPAAGLVAD, encoded by the coding sequence GTGCGCACCGTCATCCTCGCCTCGATGCGCACCTACGCGCGTCGGTACGTCGCCGCGCTGGTCGCGGTCGTCATCGCCACGGCCTTCATCGTGGCCATCAACGCCCTGAGCTCGGCAGCACGGGCCGGCTCGGCCGAGGCCGTCGACGAGCAGTACGGCGCGGCCGACCTGGTCGTCCCCGGCACGGGCAACGTCGAGGAGCTCGGCCAGAAGGTCGCCCGTGTCTCAGCTGTGCCCGGTGTGCGCGCCGTCGCCGTCAACTGGAGCGCCTACGGCAGCGCGACCCTGCCGGACGGGCCGCGCGACATCTCGCTCGGAAGCGTGGCCACCGCGTCCGCCCTGCGCTGGCAGCACGCCGCCACCGGACGCCTGCCTCGGACCGACGACGAAGTCGCCGTCTCGTCGTCGGACGCGGCCAAGCACGACATCGCAACCGGTTCCACGATCACCCTGAACATCCCCGGCGGCGATCGTCGCCTGACCGTCACGGGGACGGTCGACGACCCAGCCGCCTCCCTGTCGGCCACCGCGTACCTCCCGGAGAAGGCGTTCGCAGGTCTCGGCGACGCCGCCTTTCCCGTGGACGCCGTCGCGGCCACCGATCGCGACACGCTCGTCGTGGCCGAGACAGTCAACCGCGAGCTCGGTGCCGACACCGTCACGATCGGCGACACGTACCGCGAGCGCCTGCGCCTCGACGCGACCCGCGGCATCGACGTCTTCCAGAAGCTGATCTACGTCTTCGCGGGCATCTCGCTGTTCGTGGGCGCTCTGGTCATCGCGAACACGTTCACGATCCTGCTGGCGCAGCGGGCGCGCGACCTCGCGCTGCTGCGGTGCGTCGGGGCCGTCCGCTCGCAGGTCGCCCGCTCGGTCGTCCTGGAGGGTGTCGTGCTGGGCGCGGTGGGTGCCGTCACGGGCGTGCTGCTGGGCCTCGGCATCGCGATGGCCGGCGTGGCACTGATCGGACGGCTCTCACCGGACACGCCGATGGGCTGGCCATCATTGACGCCGCTCGCCGCGTCAGTGCCGATTGCCCTCGGAGTGGCCGTGACGGCCGCCGGCGCGTACCTGCCCGCCCAGAGGGCGGGTGCACAGTCGCCGCTCAGCGCCCTGCAGCCGCAGGACGTCGTCGAGATCCGTTCACGATCCGGGGCGGTGCGGCTCGTGAGCGCCAGCACGCTGGTCGTCCTCGGCGGGGGCGGGCTCGTGGCCGGGCTCGGCGGCTCCCTGCCCGTCGGCATGGTCGGCGGCATGCTGTCGTTCGTCGGACTCATGCTCCTGACGCCCGTGATCGTGCCTGCGGCCATCCGCCTCACCGGGCCGATCGTGCGTCGCCTGGGCCTGGCCGGCCGGTTGGCCCACGCCAACTCGCTGCGCAACCCGCGCCGCACCGCAGCGACGTCGACGGCCCTGCTGATCGGCGTCACCCTCATCACGGCCGTCGTCGTGGGGTCGGCGTCGGTCTCGCACAAGGTCAACACCTCGCTCGACAAGAACAACCCCGTCGACCTGATGGTCACCTCCAGCACGGCGCCCGTGCCGGACCGTGTCGCCGACGAGATCCGACGCGTCGACGGGGTGGACGGTGTCGCCACGCTGCCGGGCCGGTCGGTCCGCGTCGGCGCGCAGGACCTCGACGTGCTCGGCGTCGACCAGCGGGCCCTCGGACTGATCCACGGGACGCCCGACTTCGGTCGCCTCGGCCCGGACGAGATCGTCCTGCCGTACACGGTCGACGGCGTCAAGACGTCACCGTCCGGCGACACCGTCGAGGTCTCGATCGCCGGCCAGATCCGGGACATGAAGGTGCTGTACGGAACAGGTCTCGGCGACCAGCCGCTCGTGAGCACCAAGACGCTGGAGTCGATGGGCGCGACGGGCGACGGGACCCGCGCCGTGTGGGTTCGCGCCGACCCGTCGGCCGATGCGACGGACGTCGTGGGAGACGTCACGGCCGTCGCCAGGACCGCCGACCTCGACGTCACGGGAGGACTTCCGGACCGGGCCGACATCCTCAAGACCCTGGACGTCGTCATGGCCGTCACGATCGGGTTGCTCGCGATAGCCGTCCTCATCGCCCTGGTCGGCGTCGGCAACACGCTGAGCCTGTCGGTGCTCGAACGGGTGCGCGAGAGCTCCCTGCTGCGGGCACTGGGCCTCGGACGCTCGGGTCTACGGGCCATGCTGGCGATCGAGGCGCTGCTCATGGCAGGTGTCGCGGCGGTGCTGGGCGTCGCGCTCGGCACGGCGTACGCATGGTTCGGGGTGCGGACCACGTCGGTCGGCGTCTTCAACACCGAACCCGGCCTGACGATGCCGTGGGGACAGATCGCGACGATCCTGGCCGTGGCCGCGCTGGCCGGCCTGGTCGCCTGCGTCCTGCCTGCCCGGCGGGCTGCGCGCATCCCCCCGGCGGCCGGGCTCGTCGCCGACTGA